A genomic region of Polypterus senegalus isolate Bchr_013 chromosome 17, ASM1683550v1, whole genome shotgun sequence contains the following coding sequences:
- the ghdc gene encoding GH3 domain-containing protein: MVPLQDVWPSAWLLAPLLLLLLTVSALLWRGQKRPVAALLGHYLAMKMVAWLGHRQRRLLEASTLDVRRVQEGGLLCHLRLNQHTEWGQRHRFKEVTDADSFRQLHPLTQYGDYAELIHRVIQGVPEVLTAERPCTLTLRPPSSEWDHVYLCTPAANVHFFLQGSTVWMDATFHAFPSTWLLQRSASFGRLSAWRRAESWMPAGVSVGSWLFRRLHAAPFQMADERDALYVELLLALKDPTLEVLEAASARELCAAFATLQERWQELIEDIRVGTLSQRLELEQDLRQQVNGLLYGDAHRADDLCLEFEKGFRGIARRLWPNLKLVAATLIGPNQLYGAILQNYCCQDVPIYSPVYTVAEGLVGVNIWPEKPVPTYLLCPGSIFCEFIPDNSWKEKQPKTLLMDEVEVDSVYELVVSGVAGLCRFRTGDVVKVTGFHNQCPIVEFKYRRGQTLNLRGEQTTEEMFVQALQSAVRQWAGAELVDYGCAESSLAGSFSVGSDHHYEVFVELVGIRNLSEDQRLKLDHSLQETSATYKSLRFRGSVGPAQVQLVRGGSFRELHRHLLNECPGTPASLEVPRVLRRREHVSFLQSRIIS; encoded by the exons ATGGTGCCCCTACAGGACGTGTGGCCCTCGGCGTGGCTGCTGGCACCTCTTCTGCTGCTCCTGCTGACTGTCTCTGCACTGCTATGGAGGGGTCAGAAGCGGCCAGTGGCCGCCCTGCTTGGTCACTACCTGGCCATGAAGATGGTAGCCTGGCTGGGCCATCGCCAGAGGCGTCTATTGGAAGCGAGCACGCTGGACGTGCGGAGGGTCCAGGAGGGGGGCTTGTTGTGTCACCTGCGGCTGAACCAGCACACGGAATGGGGGCAGCGGCACAGGTTCAAGGAGGTGACAG ACGCTGACTCCTTTCGCCAGCTTCACCCCCTCACTCAGTATGGCGACTACGCTGAGCTCATCCACAGAGTCATCCAGGGGGTCCCGGAGGTGCTCACTGCGGAGAGGCCCTGCACGCTGACCCTCAGACCGCCGTCCTCTGAGTGGGACCACGTGTACCTCTGCACCCCTGCAGCCAACGTGCACTTTTTCTTACAG GGCTCTACTGTGTGGATGGACGCCACCTTCCATGCCTTCCCCAGCACGTGGCTTCTGCAGAGAAGTGCCAGCTTTGGCAGGCTATCAGCCTGGAGGCGGGCAGAGTCCTGGATGCCCGCCGGAGTCTCGGTGGGCTCCTGGCTCTTCCGCCGCTTGCATGCTGCCCCTTTCCAGATGGCAGATGAGCGAGATGCCCTCTATGTGGAGCTGCTGTTGGCACTGAAGGACCCCACGCTGGAAGTACTAGAGGCTGCCAGCGCTCGAGAGCTGTGTGCTGCGTTTGCCACCCTGCAG GAACGCTGGCAGGAGCTGATTGAAGACATTCGAGTGGGCACCCTCAGCCAACGGCTGGAACTGGAGCAGGACCTGCGGCAGCAGGTTAATGGTTTACTCTACGGTGATGCCCACCGAGCCGACGATCTGTGCCTGGAGTTTGAGAAGGGCTTTCGTGGGATCGCTCGCCGGCTCTGGCCCAACCTGAAGCTAGTGGCGGCAACGCTGATTGGTCCAAATCAGCTGTATGGTGCCATCTTGCAGAATTACTGCTGCCAAGACGTGCCCATCTACTCACCAGTCTACACTGTGGCAGAAG GGCTGGTCGGGGTGAACATCTGGCCTGAGAAGCCTGTCCCCACATACCTGTTGTGCCCAGGCTCCATATTCTGTGAGTTCATTCCAGATAATTCATGGAAAGAGAAGCAGCCTAAAACATTACTCATGGATGAGGTGGAGGTGGACAGCGTCTACGAGTTGGTGGTCAGCGGTGTCGCTGGCCTGTGCAG GTTCCGCACTGGCGATGTTGTGAAGGTGACAGGCTTCCATAACCAGTGTCCCATAGTGGAGTTCAAGTACAG ACGTGGGCAGACTCTGAACTTGCGCGGTGAGCAGACCACCGAGGAGATGTTCGTGCAGGCCCTGCAGAGTGCGGTGAGACAGTGGGCTGGCGCCGAGCTTGTGGACTACGGCTGTGCTGAGAGCAGCCTGGCAG GGTCTTTCTCTGTGGGGTCCGATCACCATTATGAAGTCTTTGTTGAACTGGTGGGCATCAGGAATCTGTCAGAGGACCAGAGGCTAAAG CTCGACCACAGCCTCCAGGAGACGTCGGCCACATACAAGTCGCTACGCTTCAGGGGCAGCGTTGGACCCGCTCAGGTGCAGCTGGTCCGAGGTGGATCATTCCGGGAGCTTCACCGTCATCTTCTGAACGAGTGCCCGGGGACCCCTGCCAGCCTGGAAGTCCCCCGTGTCCTGCGTCGAAGGGAGCATGTCTCTTTCCTTCAAAGCAGAATCATCTCGTAG